In Capsicum annuum cultivar UCD-10X-F1 unplaced genomic scaffold, UCD10Xv1.1 ctg5036, whole genome shotgun sequence, a single window of DNA contains:
- the LOC107846896 gene encoding G-type lectin S-receptor-like serine/threonine-protein kinase At4g27290: MASSMEACFFLVFQLTFCSSIHSIFSATTTDLITTNQSIVDGETIVSSNGTFELGFFSPSGSSNRYIGIWYKQILPYVQTVVWVANREKPLTNTSSVQLKVNAPGILALLNEKNESIWSTNTSRSVQNPVAVLLDSGNLVVKEANDNNPEDFLWQSFHYPTDTHLPDMKLGKNFKTGHEVYLSAWKNDNDPAPGGFTRNLDPTGYPQVLTKSGANVLNRIGPWNGLRWSGAPIPLLTQSRLYTFQFIFNKDELYYIFSLINNSSVLSRIVLSSNGDIQRFMWVDQTKRWNVHYRLPADTCDTYSLCGVYGSCDIDSEPICGCLEKFVPKYPQQWEKGDWTEGCVRRTPLDCNKEHVFLRYSGIKLPDTNHSRYNKTMTLEECRQVCSRNCFCTAYSSLDISNGDKGCLLWYGELIDIRKLPERGQDIFIKMDPSEQESEAGSTRKKAKILAVSFSLLMATILLILILLWYKRKKKKLELREDIELPLFPFSTITRATNNFSFNNKIGEGGFGPVYKGVLEEGQEIAVKRLSRTSMQGLDEYKNEVIYIAKLQHRNLVRLLGCCIQGEEKMLIYEYMPNKSLDSYIFDKTKSKLLDWPKRFDIINGIARGLLYLHQDSRLRIIHRDLKASNILLDTDMNPKISDFGMARSVAGNEMGAQTRNVVGTHGYMSPEYAIDGIFSVKSDVFSFGVLVLEIVSGKRNRGFVHQDHNLNLLGHAWKLYKEDRSLGLADEHLADSCNISLVLRSIQVGLLCVQQHPDDRPSMFSVVQMLTNESPLPKAKEPGYFTERNLFDEAKSGSQTSSSKNEFTITLLDPR, encoded by the exons ATGGCATCATCTATGGAAGCTTGTTTCTTCCTAGTTTTTCAACTGACTTTCTGCTCTTCTATACACAGTATTTTTTCTGCTACAACAACAGACTTAATCACTACGAATCAGTCCATCGTAGATGGAGAAACTATTGTTTCATCCAACGGAACCTTTGAGCTGGGATTCTTCAGCCCCAGCGGTTCCTCAAACCGATATATTGGGATATGGTACAAGCAAATTCTTCCTTATGTCCAAACAGTTGTATGGGTTGCAAACAGAGAAAAACCACTCACCAATACATCTTCAGTACAACTGAAGGTAAACGCGCCAGGAATACTTGCTCTTctcaatgaaaaaaatgaaagtataTGGTCCACTAACACCTCAAGATCAGTCCAAAATCCAGTTGCAGTGCTCCTAGATTCTGGGAATCTTGTTGTTAAAGAAGCAAATGATAACAATCCAGAGGATTTCCTATGGCAAAGCTTCCATTATCCAACTGATACGCATTTGCCTGATATGAAGCTTGGCAAGAATTTTAAAACTGGCCATGAGGTTTACCTTTCAGCATGGAAGAACGATAATGATCCAGCTCCAGGAGGATTCACTCGTAACCTTGATCCTACTGGATATCCACAGGTTCTAACCAAAAGTGGCGCAAATGTATTAAACCGTATAGGACCATGGAATGGTTTACGATGGAGTGGAGCACCCATACCACTACTAACACAAAGCAGACTTTAtacatttcaatttatttttaataaggatgagctttactatattttttctctcattaatAACAGCTCGGTTTTATCAAGAATAGTCCTGAGTAGTAATGGTGATATACAACGCTTCATGTGGGTGGATCAGACAAAGAGATGGAATGTTCACTACAGGTTACCTGCAGACACTTGTGATACATATAGCTTGTGTGGTGTGTACGGGAGCTGTGACATAGATAGTGAACCTATTTGTGGATGTTTGGAGAAGTTTGTACCTAAATATCCACAACAATGGGAAAAGGGAGATTGGACAGAAGGGTGTGTTCGGAGGACACCCTTAGATTGCAACAAGGAACATGTATTTCTAAGATATTCTGGAATCAAGTTGCCAGATACTAACCACTCTCGGTACAATAAAACGATGACACTCGAAGAGTGTAGGCAAGTATGCTCCAGGAATTGCTTCTGTACAGCTTATTCAAGTCTAGATATAAGCAATGGAGACAAAGGTTGCTTATTATGGTATGGGGAATTAATTGACATCAGAAAGCTGCCTGAAAGAGGACAAGACATTTTCATCAAGATGGATCCTTCAGAGCAAG AATCTGAGGCAGGTTCAACAAGAAAGAAGGCAAAAATACTCGCGGTGAGTTTCTCATTGTTGATGGCAACAATTCTGTTGATCCTGATTTTGTTGTGGTACAAACGGAAAAAGAAGAAACTGGAACTCAGAGAAGATATTGAGCTGCCACTGTTCCCATTTTCAACAATAACAAGAGCCACAAATAACTTTTCGTTCAACAACAAGATTGGAGAGGGTGGATTTGGACCTGTTTACAAG GGAGTGCTGGAAGAGGGACAAGAAATTGCTGTAAAGAGACTGTCAAGGACTTCCATGCAAGGACTTGATGAATACAAGAACGAAGTTATCTATATTGCCAAGCTTCAGCACCGAAATCTTGTGAGACTTTTGGGTTGCTGCAttcaaggagaagaaaagatgTTGATCTATGAATACATGCCTAACAAAAGCCTGGACTCATACATATTTG ATAAAACAAAGAGCAAATTACTTGATTGGCCAAAACGGTTTGATATCATAAACGGAATTGCTCGCGGCTTGTTATATCTTCATCAAGATTCTCGACTACGAATTATCCATAGAGATCTTAAAGCAAGCAATATTTTGCTAGATACAGATATGAATCCTAAGATATCAGACTTTGGCATGGCTAGAAGTGTTGCAGGAAATGAGATGGGAGCACAAACACGCAATGTGGTTGGGACACA TGGCTACATGTCGCCAGAATATGCAATAGATGGGATCTTCTCAGTAAAATCAGATGTGTTTAGCTTTGGCGTGCTGGTGTTAGAGATTGTGAGTGGCAAGAGAAATAGAGGATTTGTCCATCAGGATCACAACCTTAACCTTCTCGGTCAT GCATGGAAGCTTTACAAAGAGGATCGGTCCTTGGGACTAGCTGACGAGCATCTAGCTGATTCTTGCAATATTTCTCTAGTTTTAAGGTCAATCCAAGTGGGTTTATTGTGCGTGCAACAACATCCTGATGATAGACCAAGCATGTTTTCTGTGGTTCAGATGTTGACTAACGAGAGTCCACTGCCAAAAGCAAAAGAACCGGGATATTTCACAGAGCGAAATCTATTTGATGAAGCAAAATCAGGATCACAGACAAGCAGTTCAAAAAACGAATTCACAATCACATTGTTAGATCCTCGGTAG